The proteins below are encoded in one region of Ostrea edulis chromosome 3, xbOstEdul1.1, whole genome shotgun sequence:
- the LOC125677724 gene encoding uncharacterized protein LOC125677724, with protein sequence MTITNDAHKTICKAFIRGKDVDRIIVDSLCKANKSAVIHGAEQILKEESHRTCKRGNSLLQRKDYHNFFGFHWKAMYDDLNQTCPSLLAILSSVVCDIPPAPPSKPFSHIMLSAAVALHGRNQEMSLMHYFTGFILTHGGCTQRDIERLSKLGLSVHPQTIHKKFVSWQDNLDMDLKSIKDSWAEGGHTKYQIIGDNWDKNILPSYRTSDRKTLSLHLFNMYAIVDRVVPAFSTDSQTENRLEHDILKFIPSTQEQELLLKEMTFLCARSLIQNSPQIGNLFNKIYPDHLEHKYSCFAGLKTTQYPLGLYDCNETKTADVIQLLKNITDKYVPMKDDEIVEPVFFGGDRLTDERVQGAQRAMGNADSAKERLKGFISKTEDFHRLMNFLEAIHKMTFSTGSASDPGTVYYYRNLLNMRNVKGKVKNSYRPHKMLYYTILDGIIMTLFYDHFGLNDFNCKIPVPENFQHLTKEEKLHWLDDICEGIIRKWFFDDGTDVCKSIREVLSDPNHPENYWTENISGGRIKCHFCDKDYAFIGSLQSHESKVHNVVVKKDKKMKKRNDSDEVQDYISLLFKLTLLHKNLDTAVDMGDGERSVRSTKYELPIYNRTNKLKYVIGSIHLSALTSGVLAEEQCERLVANRFVNVQGGRNNNVALDEYLELLNRESKIACSGHQTKNSIIEHSKEYPHLVGFVQHLKSINDMNPRKGFHHLPNYQEDVKKVAMDLVKYKVLCSIPKRKLKCRCVVTDRNPFENCHSGLSEMIHRHKPSLPYRRVRSHHI encoded by the exons ATGACAATTACAAATGATGCGCACAAAACCATATGTAAAGCATTCATCAGAGGAAAAGATGTAGATAGAATCATAGTTGATAGTCTTTGCAAAGCAAATAAGTCAGCAGTGATCCATGGTGCAGAGCAAATTCTGAAGGAGGAATCTCATAGGACATGTAAGAGAGGAAATTCCCTGTTGCAGAGAAAAGACTATCACAACTTCTTTGGTTTCCACTGGAAAGCTATGTATGATGACCTGAACCAAACATGTCCTTCACTTCTTGCGATACTGTCATCAGTAGTGTGTGACATACCACCTGCTCCTCCTAGTAAACCATTTTCTCACATCATGTTGTCTGCAGCAGTGGCACTACATGGCAGGAATCAGGAGATGTCTCTGATGCATTATTTTACTGGGTTCATCCTTACACATGGAGGCTGTACACAACGG GATATCGAGAGGCTGTCAAAGTTAGGATTAAGTGTCCATCCACAAACCATTCACAAGAAATTTGTCAGCTGGCAAGATAATTTAGACATGGATTTGAAATCTATTAAAGATTCATGGGCAGAAGGTGGTCACACGAAGTACCAGATCATAGGTGACAACTGGGATAAGAATATACTCCCATCTTACAGAACTTCAGATAGAAAAACCCTCTCACTTCACCTCTTCAATATGTATGCCATTGTGGATAGGGTAGTGCCAGCATTTTCAACAGACTCTCAGACAGAGAATAGACTAGAACatgacattttgaaatttataccATCTACCCAAGAACAGGAGCTACTATTAAAGGAAATGACCTTCCTCTGTGCAAGATCTCTCATTCAAAACTCGCCACAGATTGGAAATCTCTTCAACAAAATATATCCAGATCATCTTGAGCACAAGTACAGTTGCTTTGCTGGATTGAAGACCACTCAG tatCCACTTGGTCTATACGACTGTAACGAGACCAAAACTGCAGATGTTATCCAGTTGCTGAAGAACATAACAGACAAGTATGTGCCAATGAAAGATGATGAAATTGTGGAACCTGTATTTTTTGGag GAGACCGACTCACTGACGAACGAGTGCAGGGAGCTCAAAGAGCAATGGGCAATGCAGATTCTGCGAAAGAGAGACTTAAAGGGTTCATTTCAAAGACAGAGGATTTTCATCGTCTCATGAATTTCTTAGAG GCAATACATAAGATGACGTTCAGTACAGGAAGTGCCAGTGATCCTGGAACTGTTTACTATTATAGAAATCTCTTAAACATGAGGAACGTCAAAGGAAAAGTAAAGAATTCGTACAGACCACACAAAATGCTGTACTATACCATTTTGGATGGTATAATCATGACACTTTTCTATGATCATTTTGGGTTAAATGATTTTAATTGCAAAATTCCTGTGCCAGAAAATTTTCAGCATTTAACAAAGGAGGAGAAATTGCATTGGCTGGATGACATTTGTGAGGGAATTATAAGGAAATGGTTTTTTGATGATGGCACAGATGTTTGTAAATCAATAAGAGAAGTGCTTTCAGACCCGAATCATCCGGAAAATTATTGGACTGAAAATATAAGTGGTGGACGAATTAAATGTCATTTCTGTGATAAGGATTATGCTTTTATTGGCTCATTACAGTCTCATGAATCAAAAGTCCATAACGTTGTTGTGAAGAAGGATAAGAAGATGAAGAAAAGAAATGATTCAGATGAAGTACAGGACTATATTTCTCTCCTTTTCAAATTAACTTTGTTGCACAAAAATCTCGATACCGCTGTAGATATGGGAGACGGGGAACGTTCAGTAAGATCTACCAAGTATGAACTGCCCATATATAACAGAACAAACAAACTTAAGTATGTGATTGGTTCCATTCACTTATCAGCTTTGACATCTGGAGTTCTTGCAGAGGAGCAGTGTGAGCGTTTAGTAGCAAATCGGTTTGTCAATGTTCAAGGAGGGCGAAACAATAATGTAGCTTTGGACGAATACCTCGAGTTATTGAACAGGGAAAGCAAAATCGCTTGCTCAGGACATCAGACGAAAAACAGTATTATAGAGCATTCAAAGGAATATCCCCATTTGGTTGGATTTGTGCAACATCTAAAGTCAATCAATGATATGAACCCAAGGAAAGGATTTCATCACCTACCAAATTACCAGGAGGATGTTAAAAAAGTGGCCATGGACTTGGTGAAATACAAGGTACTGTGTAGCATTCCAAAACGTAAATTAAAATGCAGGTGCGTTGTAACAGACAGAAATCCTTTCGAAAACTGCCACTCTGGACTTTCAGAAATGATTCATCGTCACAAACCAAGCTTACCTTACAGGCGTGTTCGAAGTCATCATATTTAG